In one window of Temnothorax longispinosus isolate EJ_2023e unplaced genomic scaffold, Tlon_JGU_v1 HiC_scaffold_17, whole genome shotgun sequence DNA:
- the LOC139823746 gene encoding uncharacterized protein — protein sequence MRDKPPGKRQDKLLATLHDKERYVIHYRNLQQCMCHGLRVTKIHRVLQFAQSEWLRSYIELNTKFRTQAKNEFEKTLYKLMNNAVFGKTMENVRNHVDVKLVTKWEGRYGAEAMIARPNFHSSSVFSENLVAIELRKLEVKFDKPIYVGMCILDLSKVCLYEFHHDYMSPLYRDSCRIMYTDTDSLIYHIKCDDAYENMKHDIARFDTSDYAVDNAYDMPLVNKKVPGLMKDENNGAIMTEFVGLRAKMYALRVDGKKDCKKAKGVKINVIARTITFDDYTRCLNDEIEMTRPQSCIRSKMHEVYTISETKIALSPYDDKRYIVPDSTDTLPWGHYRI from the coding sequence atGCGTGATAAACCGCCCGGCAAACGGCAGGACAAACTTCTCGCCACGCTGCACGATAAGGAGCGTTATGTCATCCATTATCGCAATCTGCAGCAGTGCATGTGCCATGGTCTACGCGTCACTAAAATACATCGCGTATTGCAATTCGCTCAATCTGAGTGGCTCCGTTCTTACATCGAACTCAATACAAAATTCAGGACACAAGCCAAAAATGAGTtcgaaaaaacattatataaattaatgaataacgcTGTTTTTGGAAAAACAATGGAGAATGTACGAAACCACGTCGATGTAAAATTAGTGACGAAGTGGGAGGgtagatacggcgcggaggcaATGATCGCGCGACCAAATTTCCACAGCAGTAGCGTGTTTTCTGAAAATCTGGTAGCCATCGAACTTCGCAAACTCGAGGTGAAATTCGACAAACCGATCTACGTCGGCATGTGCATTCTCGACTTGTCGAAGGTGTGCCTGTACGAATTTCACCACGATTACATGTCTCCCCTGTACCGCGACTCGTGTAGAATTATGTATACCGACACGGACAGTTTGATTTATCATATCAAGTGCGACGACGCGTACGAGAACATGAAACATGATATAGCTCGGTTCGACACAAGTGACTATGCGGTAGATAACGCTTATGATATGCCTctcgtcaataaaaaagtgcCGGGCCTGATGAAGGATGAAAACAATGGGGCTATTATGACCGAATTTGTTGGACTTAGGGCGAAAATGTACGCCTTACGAGTCGATGGcaaaaaagattgtaaaaaaGCGAAAGGTGTCAAAATTAACGTTATCGCGCGCACCATCACATTCGACGACTACACGCGGTGTCTGAACGATGAGATCGAAATGACTCGACCACAGTCGTGCATAAGATCGAAAATGCACGAAGTGTACACTATTAGCGAGACAAAAATCGCTCTGAGTCCGTACGACGATAAGCGATATATCGTGCCGGATTCGACCGATACGTTGCCGTGGGGACATTACCGAATATAa
- the LOC139823738 gene encoding uncharacterized protein, which produces MDQFEQTERDLLELSDQVATLGEYFTWTLQCAEFIEQLETRCSAKRQRLSDNPTIWQRQSLVARIARLEGVKLRLERQFIHSGGDYANAGTSGDTRTTELVWREIDAAFKKRIITGAVINIDHVEPRKFLEDACSVVCKQVRDSIKTHNCVKVNTMFNGEFVAGDKRDNKSFNTNNRELCGTSHLREWYELHVIEPTLAKLEEFQERDSGWALTRILNLTVSVNKYNPLRAGCHMKLPEDIKLKNAVINVLSMDNACFAWAVTAALHPAERHPERESSYPHYSTVLNVRDIEFPMTLRQIKQFERLNDISVNVYIIEGQKTSNVLPIRLTDHTIDKKHVNLLYMQDPRDDNVGHFAWIKHLSRLVSSQINKHGHTKYFCDRCLHYFSSSDKLQSHTVECRKINKCAIRLPSEDNKWLSFKNHSRKERLPFVVYADLECVLQKTQPETEHASYAYQHHRVCSIAYYVQCSYDETLSTYRFRRDNDCVAWFVEELNGLAHRVKNILSDIVCMVDLTRDEWETFHSATKCHICEQQFAPDDNKVRDHCHLTGRYRGPAHSTCNLNYKDPHFIPVIFHNLSGYDAHFIIKEIAAAFEGSIDVLPLTKEKYISFTKHVKDTAEKSDLRSDIQLRFIDSYKFLSASLAKLASFLDNDKLKIIRSKFSALSDDDFKLLTRKGVFPYEYVDSVEKLEDTCLPPHDSFYNSLTGETVSESDYAHATNVWQRFSVRTLGEYSDLYLKTDVLLLADVFENFRDSCVASYGLDPAYYYTLPGFTWDAMLKHTCIKFELLTDIDMVMFIERGIRGGLSQCSGRYAKANNKYMKSYDSSKPSSYLMYFDVNNLYGWAMCRSRVSAG; this is translated from the exons ATGGATCAATTCGAGCAAACCGAACGCGATCTATTGGAGCTGTCCGACCAAGTAGCTACCTTGGGTGAATATTTCACATGGACGCTGCAATGCGCGGAATTCATCGAGCAGCTCGAGACACGTTGTAGTGCCAAACGTCAGCGGCTCTCCGACAATCCAACGATCTGGCAGAGGCAATCGTTGGTTGCCAGAATTGCGCGACTCGAGGGTGTGAAGTTGCGATTGGAAAGACAATTTATCCATAGCGGTGGTGATTATGCGAACGCCGGTACCAGTGGTGACACGCGCACAACAGAACTCGTATGGCGAGAGATCGACGCCGCGTTTAAAAAGCGTATAATAACCGGTGCGGTAATTAATATAGACCATGTAGAACCGCGAAAGTTTTTGGAAGACGCCTGCAGCGTAGTGTGCAAGCAAGTGCGAGACAGTATAAAAACACATAACTGTGTCAAAGTGAACACTATGTTCAATGGGGAGTTTGTGGCGGGTGATAAACGTGACAATAAgagttttaatacaaataacagAGAACTCTGTGGTACATCACACTTGCGCGAGTGGTACGAGCTACATGTTATCGAGCCCACATTAGCGAAACTCGAGGAGTTCCAGGAACGCGACAGTGGTTGGGCGTTGACTCGAATCCTCAATTTGACGGTGAGCGTCAACAAGTACAATCCTTTGCGCGCGGGATGTCACATGAAATTGCCTGAAGACATTAAATTGAAGAACGCCGTGATCAATGTGCTGTCTATGGACAATGCGTGCTTTGCATGGGCCGTGACGGCTGCTTTGCATCCAGCCGAAAGACATCCAGAACGGGAATCTTCATACCCGCATTATTCAACGGTACTGAATGTACGAGACATTGAGTTCCCAATGACGTTGAGGCAAATTAAACAGTTCGAACGACTCAACGATATATCCGTCAATGTCTATATCATCGAGGGACAGAAGACTTCAAACGTTCTCCCGATACGGCTTACCGACCACACGATTGATAAAAAACATGTGAATCTGCTGTACATGCAAGACCCACGAGACGACAATGTTGGACATTTTGCGTGGATTAAACATCTATCCCGCCTCGTGAGctcacaaattaataaacatggaCATACAAAGtacttttgcgatcg ATGTCTTCACTACTTCAGTTCGAGCGATAAGTTGCAGTCTCACACTGTGGAATGTCGAAAGATAAACAAATGTGCAATCCGACTACCGAGCGAGGACAACAAGTGGCTCAGCTTCAAGAACCACAGCAGGAAAGAGCGACTTCCCTTTGTGGTGTACGCCGATCTGGAGTGCGTGCTGCAGAAGACACAACCGGAGACGGAACACGCGTCATACGCCTATCAACATCATCGGGTATGTAGTATAGCATACTACGTACAGTGCTCATACGACGAAACGTTATCAACGTAtcgatttcgtcgcgataacgaCTGCGTCGCGTGGTTCGTCGAGGAACTCAACGGATTGGCGCATCGCGTAAAGAACATCTTGTCCGACATAGTATGCATGGTAGACctaacgcgagacgagtgggagACATTTCACAGCGCGACGAAATGTCACATATGCGAACAACAATTCGCGCCTGATGATAATAAAGTGCGCGATCATTGCCACCTGACCGGGCGGTACAGAGGTCCAGCACACTCGACGTGCAATCTGAATTATAAAGATCCTCACTTCATCCCAGTAATATTCCACAATCTGTCGGGCTATGACGCACACTTTATTATCAAGGAGATAGCTGCCGCGTTCGAAGGCTCAATCGATGTACTGCCTTTAACAAAGGAAAAGTACATCTCATTTACTAAACACGTGAAAGACACCGCGGAAAAATCTGATTTGCGAAGCGATATACAATTAAGATTCATCGACTCATACAAATTTCTGAGCGCGAGTCTCGCAAAATTGGCATCCTTCCtagataatgataaattaaaaattatacgatcaaaattttccgcgttatccGACGACGATTTCAAATTATTGACGCGAAAAGGTGTCTTTCCATACGAATATGTGGACAGCGTCGAAAAACTGGAGGATACGTGTTTACCACCGCACGATTCATTTTACAATTCCTTGACCGGTGAAaccgtatccgagagcgattacgcgcacgccaCGAACGTATGGCAGCGATTCTCCGTTCGAACCCTGGGCGAATACAGCGATCTATATCTGAAAACCgatgtcttgctgttggccgacgtgtttgaaaatttccgCGACAGCTGCGTCGCGAGTTACGGACTTGATCCCGCGTACTACTACACTTTACCAGGCTTTACGTGGGACGCCATGTTGAAACATACATGTATCAAATTTGAACTGCTGACcgacattgacatggtcatgttTATCGAACGTGGTATACGTGGCGGCCTGAGTCAATGTTCCGGCAGATACGCGAAGGCCAACAACAAGTATATGAAGTCGTACGATTCAtcgaaaccgtcgtcgtacctAATGTACTTCGATGTCAACAACTTATACGGTTGGGCGATGT GTCGATCTCGAGTATCCGCAGGATAA